CCTCGGCGGCCAGCTCGTCGAGCGCCCGGACGTCGATCTCGACGTCGAAGTGGCCGGCGTTGGCCAGGATCGCGCCGTCCTTCATGACCGACAGGTGCTCGGCCCTGATCACGTCGCGGTTGCCGGTGACCGTCACGAACAGGTCGCCGAGCAGCGCGGCCTGCGCCATCGGCCGCACCTCGTAGCCCTGGAGGGTGGCGTCGAGCGCCTTGACCGCGTCGATCTCGCACACGATCACCCGCGCGCCGAAGCCCTTGGCCCGCTCGGCCACGCCGCGCCCGCAGTAGCCGAACCCGGCCACGACCACCGTGCGGCCCGCCAGCAGGGTGTTGGTGGCCCGCATGATGCCGTCGAGGGTGGACTGGCCGGTGCCGTAGCGGTTGTCGAACATGCGCTTGGTGCGCGTGTCGTTCACCGCCACGACCGGGAAGCGCAGCGCGCCCTCGGCGGCCATCTGGCGCAGCCGGATGATGCCGGTCGTGGTCTCCTCACAGCCGCCGCTCACCCGCTCCAGCAGGTCGGTGCGCTCGGTGTGCAGGATGTTGACCAGGTCGCAGCCGTCGTCCAGCACGAGGTCGGGCCCGAGGTCGAGGGCCTGGTGGATGTGCCGGTAGTAGGCGGCCCGGTCGACCCCGGCGCGGGCGTGCACGCCGATCCCGTACGCCCGCAGCGCCTCGGCCACGTCGTCCTGCGTGCTCAGGGGGTTGGAGGCGGCCAGGGCGATCTCCGCCCCGCCCGCCTGCAGGGCCCCCATGAGCACGGCCGTCTCGGCGGTGACGTGCAGGCAGGCCGCGACTCTCAGCCCGTCGAGCGGCCGTTCGAGCGCGAACCGCTCGCCGATCGCCGTCAGCACCGGCATCGAGCGCGCGGCCCACGAGATCTGCCGCTCACCGCTGTCCACGGTCGTGATCAGTAGCGGTAGTGGTCGGACTTGTACGGGCCCTCGACGTGCACGCCGATGTAGGCGGCCTGCTCCTTGGTCAGCTCGGTCAGCTTGACGCCGAGGGCGTCGAGGTGCAGCCGGGCGACCTTCTCGTCGAGGTGCTTGGGCAGGGTGTAGACGCCGATCGGGTACTCGGCGGTCTTGGTGAACAGCTCGATCTGCGCGATCACCTGGTTGGTGAACGAGTTGGACATGACGAAGCTGGGGTGGCCGGTGGCGCAGCCCAGGTTCATCAGCCGGCCCTCGGCGAGCACGATGATCGAGTGGCCGTCCTCGAAGACCCACTCGTCGACCTGCGGCTTGATGTTGTTCTTCACGATGCCGGGCAGCTTGGCGAGGCCGGCCATGTCGATCTCGTTGTCGAAGTGGCCGATGTTGGAGACGATCGCCTGGTGCTTCATCCGCGCCATGTGCTCGGCGGTGATGATGTTGAAGTTGCCGGTGGCGGTGACGAAGATGTCGGCGATGCCGACGACCTCGTCGAGCGTGGTGACCTGGAAGCCGTCCATGGCCGCCTGGAGGGCGCAGATCGGGTCGATCTCGGTGACGATCACCCGGGCGCCCTGGCCGCGCAGCGCGTCGGCGCAGCCCTTGCCGACGTCGCCGTAGCCGCAGACCACCGCGACCTTGCCGCCGATGAGCACGTCGGTGGCGCGGTTGAGGCCGTCGATGACGGAGTGGCGGCAGCCGTACTTGTTGTCGAACTTCGACTTGGTGACCGAGTCGTTGACGTTGATGGCCGGGAAGAGGAGCTGGCCGTTCTTGTGCATCTCGTACAGGCGGTGCACGCCGGTGGTGGTCTCCTCGGTGACGCCCTTGATGCTCTCGGCGATGCGCGTCCACCGCTTGTCGGCGCCGACCGTGCGGGTGAGCAGGTCGACGATGACGTGCCACTCCTCAGGGTCGTCGGCCGTGGCGGGCGGCACGGCGCCGGCCTTCTCGTACTCGGCGCCCTTGTGGACGAGGAGCGTGGCGTCGCCGCCGTCGTCGAGGATCATGTTGGGGGCGTCGCCGCCCGGCCAGGTGAGCGCCTGCTCGGTGCACCACCAGTACTCCTCCAGCGTCTCGCCCTTCCAGGCGAAGACCGGCACGCCCTGCGGGTCGTCCGGGGTGCCGTCGGGGCCGACGACCACCGCGGCGGCGGCGTGGTCTTGCGTGGAGAAGATGTTGCAGCTCACCCAGCGCACCTCGGCGCCCAGGGCGACCAGCGTCTCGATGAGGACGGCGGTCTGGATCGTCATGTGCAGGGAGCCCATGATCTTCGCGCCGCGAAGGGGCTGGGAGGCCGCGTACTCCTTGCGGACCGCCATCAGGCCGGGCATCTCGTGCTCGGCGAGCCGGATCTCCTTACGGCCGAAGTCGGCAAGTGAAAGGTCTGCGACCTTGAAGTCCATGGGGTTTCCCCTCGCGCTGCCGGATGATGTGTCCTGAGAAGTCTAGGCCGCCCCGGACGGCGGTCGCATCCGCAGGACGCCGAAACTGACGTAAGAATGTAAGGATGCGCATCACGGAAGCGGCCAGGCGGCTCGGCATGTCCCCGCGAATGCTCCGGTACCGGGAGGCCCTGGGGCTGCTGCCCCCCGTGCGCGAGCAGGGGGCGCACCGGCGGTTCGGGCCGGAGGAGCTGGCCGCGGTCGCGCAGGGGGTCGAGCTGGAGAAGCGCTTCGACGTCTCCCCGGCCGAGCTGGCGTTCGCGCTGCGGGTGCTGAGCGAGCCCGCGGTGGCGGCGGCCGTCCGCGACCTCGGGGTGCGGATCGGGCGCATCCCGGCGCCGCGCCGGGCCCTCGACTTCGAGAAGGAGAAGGCCCTGCGGCTGCTGCGCCCGGCCGGCCCGTCAGGTCGGTGACGGCGCTTCCACGGTGAGCTGCTGGGCCAGCCACGGCAGCGCCTGCGGCAGCTCCCTGTTCCACGTGTTGAAGTTGTGACCCCCGCTCGGCAGGATCAGCGACGAGGCGCGCATCGGCGGACGCACCGCGGCGAGGAAGCGCTCCGTGGACCTGTAGTCCGCCTCGCCGCGCCTGCTGGTGGTCACCAGCACGCTGATCGGCGGCGCGGGCAGGTGCGCGAGGCGCCACATGAGGTCGTTGCGGTCGGCGAGCCGCCTGTCGCCGCGGAAGAGGTCGCCCGTGGTGCCGTCGAGAATCGTCCTGTAGTAGCCGGACAGCGAGACGGCCGCGCTGAACGCGTCAGGATGGCTCATCGCGATCTTCAGCGCGCAGTAGCCGCCGGTCGAGCCGCCCAGGATGCCCCAGGAGTCACGCCCCGGCGCGACCCGGAAGTGGTCGATCATCTGCCGGCGGACGTCCCTGGCGAAGTACTCCTGCACCTGCGGCCCGCGCGGCACGTTCACGCACTCGGTGTCGCGCGGCAGCACCACGCTGGGCCGCATCATGACCAGGATCGTGGGCTTGACCTGGCCCTGGCCGATCGCGAGCGCCAGCCGGCCCGGCAGGTCGAGACGGGTCATGAGGTTGCGGGGGTCGCCCGGGTAGCCGGTCAGCGAGATGATCGCGGGGAAGCGCCGGGCCCGGTCCTTGAAGAACGCCGCCGGCAGGAAGACGTAGGCCTCCTCGCTCAGGCGGGTGCTGGGGCCGGGCATGACGACCTGCTCGACGCGCCCGCCCGGCACGTCCCGGGTGCCGAGCACCTGCAGCCCGGCGCCGGCCGGCGTGATCGGCGCGGTCGAGGTGTCCGTCCCCAGCAGGTCGCTCCAGGAGCCGTAGAAGTCGAAGTACGCGTTCACGGCCAGGCCGAGCGCGAACAGCGTAAGCGCCTGGCACACCACCAGCGCGCCCACGCGGCCCGTGACGGCCCGCCAGCCCGCGGCGCCGAGCCGCGGCCACAGCCACACCGTCGCCGCCAGGGCCGCCAGCGCGAGCCCCGCGACGGTCACCATCAGTCCCCCCGAGGTGAGTTCCATGGAGACCGGCATACCTGTCCGTCAGTAAGCCGTGAGTTAACGCACCGATTAACCGTTCCGGGGTTCACTGAACCGTGTGAGGCGTTCCTGGGTTCCCGCCGCGGCGGGGTACGCGAGCGCGGCCATCGGGCTGCTCGACATCGGCAAGGCCGTCTTCCCGCACTTCGAGCGGAGCCGGATGGGCGAGTGGTCCGACCTGCTGCCCGGCATCGTCACCACCGTGGTCCGGGCGTCGTCGCTGGTCGTCGGGATCTTACTGGTCATGATCGCGCACGCGCTGCGGCGCGGGAAGGTGCGCGCCTGGCGGGCGGTCGTGGTGCTGCTGCCGGTCAGCGCCGCCATGAGCGCCGTCCACCTGCGTCCCGGCGCCGCGGCGGTCTCGCTGGCGCTGCTGGCCGGGCTGGTGGCCGGCCGCCGCGAGTTCTCCGCGCTGCCCGACCCGCGCTCGCGCTGGCACGCCCTCGGCAACCTGCTCGCGCTCGGGACCCTCGACGTGGGGCTCGGCTACCTCATCGTCAGCGCCCGGCCGCGGGCGCTCGCCGGGCATCCCGGCACGCTCGACCGGCTGGAGCACGTGGTGCTCGGGCTGGCCGGGATGGAGGGGCCGGTCACGTTCGTCTCCTCGCGGGTGTCCGACCTGGTGTACTTCTCGCTGCTGGCGCTCGGCACGCTCACCGCCGTCAGCACGCTCTACCTGGCGCTCCGGCCGTCCCGGCCGGTGGCCGAGCTGAGCGAGCAGGACGAGGCGCGGCTGCGCGCGCTGCTGGCCCGGCACGGCGAACGCGACTCGCTCGGCTACTTCGCGCTGCGGCGGGACAAGAGCGTGCTGTTCTCTCCGTCCGGCAAGGCCGCGGTCGCCTACCGGGTGGTGTCCGGGGTGATGCTGGCCAGCGGCGACCCCATCGGCGACCGGGAGGCGTGGCCGGCGGCGATCCGGGCGTTCATGACCGAGGCGCGGCGGCACGCCTGGGTGCCCGCCGTGATCGGCTGCGGCGAGACGGCGGGCGAGGTGTGGACCCGCACGGCCGGCATGTCCGCCCTGGAGATCGGCGACGAGGCCGTCGTCGAGGTGGCCGACTTCACGCTGGAGGGCCGGGCCATGCGCAACGTCCGGCAGATGGTCAACCGGGTCGAACGGCTCGGCTACACCTGCCGGGTGAGCCGCGCCGCCGACCTGCCCGGCGACGAGCGCGACCGGATCAAGCAGGCGGCCGACGCCTGGCGCGGCACCCAGACCGAGCGCGGCTACTCCATGGCGCTCGGCCGCTTCGGCGACCCCGCCGACGCCGACTGCCTGGTGACCACCGCGCACCGGGACGGCGAGCTGAAGGCGGTGCTGCACTTCGTCCCGTGGGGGCCGCACGGCGTCTCGCTGGACCTCATGCGCCGCGACCGGGCCGCCGACCCCGGGCTCAACGAGCTGCTGATCGTCAGGACCCTCCAGGCGGCGCCGGGGCTGGGGCTCACGCAGGTGTCGCTGAACTTCGCCATGTTCCGGGCCGCGCTGGCGCGGGGCGAACGCCTCGGGGCCGGGCCGGTGCTGCGGGCCTGGCGCGCGCTGCTGGTCTTCCTGTCGCACTGGTTCCAGATCGAGTCGCTCTACCGGTTCAACGCCAAGTTCCGGCCGATCTGGGAGCCGCGCTTCGTGGTCTACCCCAACGCCCGCGACCTGCCGCGGATCGGGGTCGCGGCGTTGCAGGCCGAGGCGTTCATCACGCTCGGCCGGCGGCGGGGCGAGCGGCGGGCGGCGCACCGGCTGCGGTGGCCGGGGCCGCTCGCCCTGCCGATCAGCGGCCTGACCCGCAGGCGCTCGGCCTGACGGGGACGGGACGAGGGCGTGACGGGGGCGCGGTCAGTTCGAGGCGGGGGTGCGCAGCCGGTCGAGGTCGGGCTCCAGGTAGATGACCCGGGCGATCGGCACCGCCTCGCGGATGCGCCGCTCGGCCTCGTCGATGCCGCGCGCCACGTCGGCCGCCGTGTCGTCGCGCTCCACCGCGATCTTGGCGGCGACCAGCAGCTCCTCGGGGCCGAGGTGCAGGGTGCGCATGTGGATGATGCGCGCCACCTCGGGGGCGCTCTCCAGCGCGGTGCGGATGCGGGCCTCGTCCTCGGTGGAGGCGCCCTCGCCGACCAGCAGCGACTTGGTCTCCATGGCCAGCACGACCGCGATGACGGCGAGCAGCACGCCGATCATCAGGGTGCCGATGCCGTCCCAGACGCCGTCGCCGGTGATGACCGCCATCGTGACGCCGAACAGCGCGAAGATCAGGCCGAGCAGCGCGCCCAGGTCCTCCAGCAGGATGACGGGCAGCTCGGGGGCCTTGGCCCGGCGGACGAACGACACCCAGGACTGGTCGCCGCGCACCCCGTTCGACTCCTTGATGGCGGTGCGGAACGAGAAGCCCTCCGCGATGATCGCGAAGATCAGCACCGCGAACGCCCAGATCGGCGCCTCCACCTGGTGCGGATCGGCGATCTTGTGAACGCCTTCGTAGATCGAGAACGCGGCGCCGATCGTGAACAGCACGACGGCCACCACGAAAGCGTAGAAATAACGCTCGCGCCCGTAGCCGAACGGATGCTCCTTCGTGCTGGCCCGCGCCGCCCGCTTGCCGCCGATCAGCAGCAGCACCTGGTTGCCCGAGTCGGCGACGGAGTGAATGCCCTCCGCCAGCATCGACGACGACCCGGTGAACGCCGCCGCCACGAACTTGGACACGGCGATGGCCAGGTTCGCGGACAATGCCGCAATGATCGCTTTTGTTCCGCCGCTCGCGCTCACCGGTCTTCTCCACTCATAGAGATCACATACTTAAGGCTCGGAAGGGGATCCTATTGGGAGATTCTTGCCTTGAGCTCAGTGATCGCTGACACAGGGGTCGGATCGATGCCGTAACCCAGCGCCAGATAGGCGCTGGCGTAGTCGCCGAGCCCGATGAGCGAGGCCATCCGCTCCAGCGGGTGCGTGCCCTCGGCGGTCAGCTCGGTGACCGGCACGTCACGGTCGCGGGCCAGCCGGAGCGTCACCTCGCGCTGCCGCGTCACCTGCGGGTGCTCCTCGACGTCGCGCAGCAGGACGAGCCGGAGCGTGCGGGAGGAGGTGTCGGCGAAGATGTCGCGCTCGGCCAGCGGCCCGTCGAAGGCGGCCACCTGGTTGTGCCCCGCCTCGGGCAGCTCGCCGTAGATCGCCGGATATTTCGCGTTCGCGTTGAGCTGGCCGGCCAGCCGGATCGCCGCCGCGCGGGTGGCCGCCGAGGTGCCCCAGATCACCGGCACGCTCTCGGCGAGGTCCAGCGCGAGAGCCTTGCCGGGGTTGATGAAGGAGTCGCTGGACGGGCGGCACCGGTGCGCCAGGTCCTCCAGCGAGCGCGCCACCCGTTCGAACAGGTCGTCCTCGACCGGCACCAGCCGCAGCGCCGCCGCGGCCACGATCGGCGGGATCGCCAGCAGCCACAGGTTGGCCCGCGACTGCCCGCGCGCCGGCACCGCGACGTAGAGCGCCGACGCCTGCACGGCGATCGCCTCCAGCGGCGAGCCCGCGGGGCCCACGCCGAGCAGCGTGCAGCCGCGCCGCACGGCCTGCGTGGCGACCGACACCGTCTCCTCGGTGTCGCCGGAGCCGGACACGGCGATGACCAGATCGGTCGCGCCCACCCAGCCGGGGAGCTGGTAGGAGCGCAGCGTCACGATCGGCAGCGGCACGCCGGAGCCGGCCACCGCCGCGAGCATGTCGCCCGCGATGCCCGAGCCGCCCATGCCCGCCACCACGATCGCCCTGGGCCGCCCGTGGGCGGCCAGCCGGTCGAGCGGGGCCTCGGCGGCCACCCGGTGGCCGGTGCGGACGTGGGCCGCGGACGCGGCCACCGCCGGCAACATGCCGGAGGGGTCGGCCTCGCTCAGATGAGCCTGGTCGTCGAGCCGGTCCGGCTCCCAGGTCACGGCTTCCTGGCCTCGTCGACGAGCAGGACGGGGATGTCATCCCGGACGGGGTAGACCAGGCCGCAGCCCGTGCAGGCCAGCTCCTCGGCCTCGGCCTCGGCGCGCAGGGGCGCCTTGCACGCCGGGCAGGCCAGGATCTCCAGCAGCCAGTCGTCGATCTTCACACTGACACCCTTCCCACGATGGCGAGGACCTCGTCCTTGATCGCCGTCATCTTGCTCTCGTCGGCCGCCTCGGCGTTGAGCCTGAGCAGCGGCTCGGTGTTGGACGCCCGCAGATTGAACCACCAGTCGGGCGCGGACACGGTGAGCCCGTCGAGTTCGTCGACCTCGCCCCGGCCCGCGAAGCCCTCGCGCACCAGCCGCAGCGCCTCCCCCTGGTCGGAGACGGCGCTGTTGAGCTCGCCCGAGGCGTGGTAGCGCGAGTAGGCCGCCACGACCTCCGACAGCGGCCGGTCCTGGCCGCCCAGCGCGGCGAGCACGTGCATCGCCGCCAGCATGCCGGAGTCGGCGAACCAGAAGTCGCGGAAGTAGTAGTGGGCCGAGTGCTCGCCGCCGAACACCGCGCCCGTGCGCGCCATCTCGGCCTTGATGAACGAGTGGCCCACGCGCGTGCGCACCGGGACGCCGCCGTGCTCGCGGACGATCTCGGGCACCCCGCGCGAGGTGATCAGGTTGTGGATGACCGTCGCGCCGGGATGCTTGGCCAGCTCGCGCACCGCCACCAGCGCCGTGATCGCCGACGGCGAGACCGACTCGCCCCGCTCGTCGACCACCCAGCACCGGTCGGCGTCGCCGTCGAAGGCGAGCCCGAGGTCGGCCCCGCTGTCGCGCACCGCGCGCTGCAGGTCGACGAGGTTCTGCGGCTCCAGCGGGTTGGCGTCGTGGTGCGGGAAGGTGCCGTCGAGCTCGAAGTAGAGCGGCGTCAGCTCGACCGGCAGGCCCTCGAACACGGCCGGCACGGTGTGCCCGGCCATGCCGTTGCCCGCGTCGACGACCACCTTGAGCGGCCGGACCGCGGACAGGTCGACCAGCGTGCGCAGGTGGCCCGCGTAGCCGGTGAGCAGGTCCTTCTCGATCAGCGACCCGGACGCGGCCCCGACGCCGCCGACCAGCTCGGCGGCGCGGTCGCGGATCTCGGCCAGCCCCGTGTCGCTGCCGATCGGCACCGCGCCCGCGCGGCACAGCTTCATGCCGTTGTACTGGGCGGGGTTGTGGCTGGCGGTGAACATCGCGCCGGGCAGGCCGAGGCTGCCGCTGGCGTAGTAGAGCAGGTCGGTCGAGCCGAGCCCGGCGTGGACGACGTCGGCGCCGCGCGCGCGGGCCCCGCGGACGAACGCCTGCGACAGCGGCGCCGACGACTCGCGCATGTCGTGCGCCACCACGACGGAGTCGGCGCCGGTCAGCTCGACGAAGGCCGCTCCCACGGCCTCGGCGATCGGCTCGTCGAACTCGTCGGGCACCACCCCGCGAACGTCGTACGCTTTGAAGATCTTGGCGAGGTCGCCCACTGCAGCTCCGCCCTCAGGTCGTTCCTCCGTGTACGACGAGCCTACCGGTCGCGGTGCTGCTGAGCCGACCGCAGAACGCGCAGGTGCCCGCGCCGCCCCACCTCGACGCCCTGGCCGACCGGCTCGCCGCCGCCGGACGGGGCCGGCCGCGCGGCCTCCCTGACGGCGTTGGCCAGCGCTTCGAGGTCGTCGGAGCTGGGCGAGGCGCCGTCGGTGGGCAGGCGCACCACTTCCCAGCCGCGGGGGGCGGTCAGCCGCTCGGCGTGTTCGGCGCACAGGTCGTAACAGTGTGGCTCCGCGTACGTCGCCAGGGGGCCGAGAACAGCGGTCGAGTCGGCGTATACGTACGTGAGCGTGAAGACGGCAGGCTGGCTGCAAGCGGTGCGGGAACAGCGGCGGACGGGGCTCACGGAGGGACCGTATCTGGTAAGAGTGCGAGGCGCCACTATCTGAGCGCTCTTAACGAGCGTGTCGCCACAATTCGGACACCTGTCGCAGCCTTTCCACCCACATGCCCCGATGACGCCACCCCGCACAACCTGCCGGGATCGCCGGACGGCCCGCCCGGAGGGTGCACAAAAGGATCACCACATGGCTACCCCCCGCCCCGCGCGGCCACGAGGATCACTCACGGAACCGGCCCCGCCGCCCCGGGCCCCGGCGGTGCGTCCCCTTACACTTACCGTGTGACACCAAAGCGCGGTCCCAGACGGCGCGACCGCCACGGTCGTGGCCTGCGCGGCCCGCTCGCCCCCTCCCACGTCCCCATGGCCAAGTCGCGCAGCGAACGCTTCGACGACCTCGTCCTCGACGCCGTCGACCGGCTCCGGCCGCGCTGGGAGCGCCAGCTCTCGGCGGTGGAGTTCGCGGTCGAGGACGTGCCGCCGCTGAGCGAGCTGGGCGACGGCCCGCGCCTGACCTCCGACCCGATCCCCTTCGGCCGCGCCGACGCCGCCGACGGCCAGAGCCCGGCCGCGGTGGTGGTCTACCGGCGCCCGCTGGAGGCGCGCGCCCGCGACCGCGACACGCTCGGCGCGATGGTCCACGACACGGTCGTCGAGCAGGTCGCCACCCTCCTCGGCCTCTCCCCCGAAACCGTCGACCCCGGCTACGACGACCGCCGCTGACCGATGAGTTCCCGCCCGCCCCCCGGTCCCTCCTTCACGACAGCCGGACGAGGAGGAGCCATGGAGCTGGACGAGAGGTTCACCGCGACGTTGGTGCGCAGCGAGGGCAAGGGCGGGTGGACGTACGTCGTGATGCCCGGATCGGCCGAGTTCTTCGGGACGCGCGGGCTGGTCAGGGTGCGCGGCACCATCGACGGGCATCCGTTCCGCGCCTCGTTCATGGCGCTCGGCGACGGCACCCACAAGCTGCCGGTGAAGGCCGGGCTGCGCGGGCTGCTCGGCAAGGAGGCGGGCGAGGCGGTGAGCGTGCACCTGCTGGAGCGGGTCACCTGACCACGAGCGGGGTGTCCGCGAGCGGCGGCAGCAGGGTCCACACGCGGGCCGGGGCCAGCGGCTGGGCGGTGAGCAGGAGGCCGTCCTTCCGCCGCTCCTCCAGCACCCGGCCCCCGTAGACCTCGCCGGCGACCGGCGTGACGACCACCGCGAAGTCGCCGCGGGCGGTGAGCCGGACGCTGCGGGTCCGGTTCGCCGGGACGTCCACGTCGAGGGCGGGCCCGGCGGCGCCCTTGCCGGGCACCACCTGGACCCGGACCTTGCCCGGGGCCGTCCCCACGGCCGTGAGCACCAGGCGGGAGCCCGCGCCGTTGGCGGCCACCGCGCTGCCCAGCTCCAGGGACGGCGTGCCGGCGGTGAAGGCGACGTCCTGGTGCTCGCCGGTGCCGGTCATGACGAACCCGGCCACGATCGGCACGTCCGAGGTGAGCACGAGGGCCGCGGAGGAGGCGGCGAGGCCGGTGGTGACGTCCGCCGCGACGACGCCCCCGGCCGGGACGTCCAGCGACTCCCGCCCGCGCATCGCGTACTCGGCGTCCTCGCTGACGGCCCGCACCCGCACCGTAGCGTCCGTCTCGCCGGGCGCGGCGACGACGAGCTCGCGGCCCCCGCCGCCGCCCGGGATGCCGGGGACGACCACGCGGGTGGCGGGCGCGGCGGCCGCGGGGATCCAGTCCACACCGCCGCTCTCCAGGACGGCGCGGGCGGAGACCGCCACCCGGCCGAAGACGGTGGTGACGCTGACGGCGACGATGTCGGCCGACGGCGCGAGCGTGCGCAGGTCGATGGCGCGGCTCCCGCCGGGCGCGATCTCCAGCCCCACGCCCTTGTCGCCGGAGACCGGCCCCTCGGGGGCGTGCACCTGGACGTCCACCAGGGCGGGCGCCTTGTCGGCGTTGACCAGGTGCAGGACCACCGAGGCGTCCGCCGGGCCGGGGCCGAGCAGCCAGGTGGCGGGCGCGGGCTCGGTGCAGCGGACGCCGGCCAGGCCGCGGGCGGCGCCGCGCGTGACGCGGCTGGTGTAGCCGGCCTCCAGCGCGCCGGGGCCGTTGGTCACGTACGGCTCGCCGCTCTCCATCGTCTCGTGGGACAGCGCGCCGGGCAGGTAGACGCCGACCCGCTCGCCCTTCGTGCCGGGGCAGACGGCGGTGACCGCCTCCACCGGGACCTTGCGCGGAGCGGCGGAGGCGGGGGCGGCCGGGGCGGGGCGGGTGATCCAGGCGATCCCGTACAGGGCGGCCAGGACGGCGGTCACCACCGCGAGGAGGCCGAACCTGTTCTCGACGAAGGCCCTCACGACGCCCTCGCCGCGAGGAGGGGCGCGGCCGGCGCGGGCTCGGCCGGGGCGTCCTGCGGGCTCTCCCGCCGTCCGGGGGCGGCCAGGACCAGCATGACCAGCACCATCGCGCCCTGCGCCCACAACCACGGCTTGTGCAGGACGCTCTCCGGCTGCGCCGGCACCCGGGTCACCGGCTCGGCCAGCCGCCACAGGCCGCCCGACTCCGACAGGCTGAGGCGTTCCAGCGAAGGCTGCGAGTCGAGCGTCCTGGCGAGCCGGGCGGAGACGGGCGGGGCCACCGCGAT
The Actinomadura luzonensis genome window above contains:
- a CDS encoding MerR family transcriptional regulator codes for the protein MRITEAARRLGMSPRMLRYREALGLLPPVREQGAHRRFGPEELAAVAQGVELEKRFDVSPAELAFALRVLSEPAVAAAVRDLGVRIGRIPAPRRALDFEKEKALRLLRPAGPSGR
- the ahcY gene encoding adenosylhomocysteinase, producing MDFKVADLSLADFGRKEIRLAEHEMPGLMAVRKEYAASQPLRGAKIMGSLHMTIQTAVLIETLVALGAEVRWVSCNIFSTQDHAAAAVVVGPDGTPDDPQGVPVFAWKGETLEEYWWCTEQALTWPGGDAPNMILDDGGDATLLVHKGAEYEKAGAVPPATADDPEEWHVIVDLLTRTVGADKRWTRIAESIKGVTEETTTGVHRLYEMHKNGQLLFPAINVNDSVTKSKFDNKYGCRHSVIDGLNRATDVLIGGKVAVVCGYGDVGKGCADALRGQGARVIVTEIDPICALQAAMDGFQVTTLDEVVGIADIFVTATGNFNIITAEHMARMKHQAIVSNIGHFDNEIDMAGLAKLPGIVKNNIKPQVDEWVFEDGHSIIVLAEGRLMNLGCATGHPSFVMSNSFTNQVIAQIELFTKTAEYPIGVYTLPKHLDEKVARLHLDALGVKLTELTKEQAAYIGVHVEGPYKSDHYRY
- a CDS encoding phosphatidylglycerol lysyltransferase domain-containing protein, coding for MRRSWVPAAAGYASAAIGLLDIGKAVFPHFERSRMGEWSDLLPGIVTTVVRASSLVVGILLVMIAHALRRGKVRAWRAVVVLLPVSAAMSAVHLRPGAAAVSLALLAGLVAGRREFSALPDPRSRWHALGNLLALGTLDVGLGYLIVSARPRALAGHPGTLDRLEHVVLGLAGMEGPVTFVSSRVSDLVYFSLLALGTLTAVSTLYLALRPSRPVAELSEQDEARLRALLARHGERDSLGYFALRRDKSVLFSPSGKAAVAYRVVSGVMLASGDPIGDREAWPAAIRAFMTEARRHAWVPAVIGCGETAGEVWTRTAGMSALEIGDEAVVEVADFTLEGRAMRNVRQMVNRVERLGYTCRVSRAADLPGDERDRIKQAADAWRGTQTERGYSMALGRFGDPADADCLVTTAHRDGELKAVLHFVPWGPHGVSLDLMRRDRAADPGLNELLIVRTLQAAPGLGLTQVSLNFAMFRAALARGERLGAGPVLRAWRALLVFLSHWFQIESLYRFNAKFRPIWEPRFVVYPNARDLPRIGVAALQAEAFITLGRRRGERRAAHRLRWPGPLALPISGLTRRRSA
- a CDS encoding alpha/beta hydrolase, whose amino-acid sequence is MELTSGGLMVTVAGLALAALAATVWLWPRLGAAGWRAVTGRVGALVVCQALTLFALGLAVNAYFDFYGSWSDLLGTDTSTAPITPAGAGLQVLGTRDVPGGRVEQVVMPGPSTRLSEEAYVFLPAAFFKDRARRFPAIISLTGYPGDPRNLMTRLDLPGRLALAIGQGQVKPTILVMMRPSVVLPRDTECVNVPRGPQVQEYFARDVRRQMIDHFRVAPGRDSWGILGGSTGGYCALKIAMSHPDAFSAAVSLSGYYRTILDGTTGDLFRGDRRLADRNDLMWRLAHLPAPPISVLVTTSRRGEADYRSTERFLAAVRPPMRASSLILPSGGHNFNTWNRELPQALPWLAQQLTVEAPSPT
- a CDS encoding cation diffusion facilitator family transporter — encoded protein: MSASGGTKAIIAALSANLAIAVSKFVAAAFTGSSSMLAEGIHSVADSGNQVLLLIGGKRAARASTKEHPFGYGRERYFYAFVVAVVLFTIGAAFSIYEGVHKIADPHQVEAPIWAFAVLIFAIIAEGFSFRTAIKESNGVRGDQSWVSFVRRAKAPELPVILLEDLGALLGLIFALFGVTMAVITGDGVWDGIGTLMIGVLLAVIAVVLAMETKSLLVGEGASTEDEARIRTALESAPEVARIIHMRTLHLGPEELLVAAKIAVERDDTAADVARGIDEAERRIREAVPIARVIYLEPDLDRLRTPASN
- a CDS encoding Trm112 family protein, giving the protein MKIDDWLLEILACPACKAPLRAEAEAEELACTGCGLVYPVRDDIPVLLVDEARKP
- a CDS encoding SIS domain-containing protein, with amino-acid sequence MTWEPDRLDDQAHLSEADPSGMLPAVAASAAHVRTGHRVAAEAPLDRLAAHGRPRAIVVAGMGGSGIAGDMLAAVAGSGVPLPIVTLRSYQLPGWVGATDLVIAVSGSGDTEETVSVATQAVRRGCTLLGVGPAGSPLEAIAVQASALYVAVPARGQSRANLWLLAIPPIVAAAALRLVPVEDDLFERVARSLEDLAHRCRPSSDSFINPGKALALDLAESVPVIWGTSAATRAAAIRLAGQLNANAKYPAIYGELPEAGHNQVAAFDGPLAERDIFADTSSRTLRLVLLRDVEEHPQVTRQREVTLRLARDRDVPVTELTAEGTHPLERMASLIGLGDYASAYLALGYGIDPTPVSAITELKARISQ
- a CDS encoding phosphomannomutase/phosphoglucomutase, with the protein product MGDLAKIFKAYDVRGVVPDEFDEPIAEAVGAAFVELTGADSVVVAHDMRESSAPLSQAFVRGARARGADVVHAGLGSTDLLYYASGSLGLPGAMFTASHNPAQYNGMKLCRAGAVPIGSDTGLAEIRDRAAELVGGVGAASGSLIEKDLLTGYAGHLRTLVDLSAVRPLKVVVDAGNGMAGHTVPAVFEGLPVELTPLYFELDGTFPHHDANPLEPQNLVDLQRAVRDSGADLGLAFDGDADRCWVVDERGESVSPSAITALVAVRELAKHPGATVIHNLITSRGVPEIVREHGGVPVRTRVGHSFIKAEMARTGAVFGGEHSAHYYFRDFWFADSGMLAAMHVLAALGGQDRPLSEVVAAYSRYHASGELNSAVSDQGEALRLVREGFAGRGEVDELDGLTVSAPDWWFNLRASNTEPLLRLNAEAADESKMTAIKDEVLAIVGRVSV
- a CDS encoding adenosylhomocysteinase; amino-acid sequence: MDSGERQISWAARSMPVLTAIGERFALERPLDGLRVAACLHVTAETAVLMGALQAGGAEIALAASNPLSTQDDVAEALRAYGIGVHARAGVDRAAYYRHIHQALDLGPDLVLDDGCDLVNILHTERTDLLERVSGGCEETTTGIIRLRQMAAEGALRFPVVAVNDTRTKRMFDNRYGTGQSTLDGIMRATNTLLAGRTVVVAGFGYCGRGVAERAKGFGARVIVCEIDAVKALDATLQGYEVRPMAQAALLGDLFVTVTGNRDVIRAEHLSVMKDGAILANAGHFDVEIDVRALDELAAEVQRGVRPNTDQYVMPDGRRLLLLAEGRLVNLTAAEGHPAAVMDMSFSAQALAVEWLAAERSGMEPGVYDVPEEIDHEVARLKLAAAGIGIDRLTGEQEDYLHSWRVGS